The Streptomyces sp. NBC_00236 DNA window GATCCGGGCGGTGGCCCCTCCGCCGAACTGCTGCGTGCACATCGCGTTCCGGGACACCGGTGCGAACGGGTCCGCGCTCTCCCCCGGCAGCTGCGCCAGCCGGTCGCATGCCTGCTGTGCCACGGGGTGGCTGCCGCCGGCCGGGTCGCACTCCAGCTCGTACGTCCCGTCGGCCTCCGGGTCCCCCGACCCGGAGACGACCACGGTGAGATGCGTGCCGGCGGTGTCGTTCTGCAGCACGGGCAGCGGCAACGGCAACGGCAGGGGACCGGCCACGGCCGTCGCCGCGGGGGCGGCGGCGGACAGTGCGGCCAGTGACACGACGGCGGTGAGGGCGAGACGACGCATCATTGCGGACTCCTGTGGTCGTACGTGTCGCCGGCACCGGCCGACGACGAAGAAGAACGAAGGGCGGACGCCCCACCCTGACTAACGCTCCGCACGCCACGGCGTTGCGCAACCGGAGGCACTTTGCCCTCGCGGCCGACTGCCTAGTACCGTAGGCAGCGATTGGTGACGCAGCGCTCAGCTGTGTCATCATCTGCACACACCACTCGCGCTCGCGCGGGGTGTGCTGGAGGCGTCGCCTAGTCCGGTCTATGGCGCCGCACTGCTAATGCGGTTTGGGTCTTAAAGCCCATCGAGGGTTCAAATCCCTCCGCCTCCGCTTGATCACCGAAGCCCCGTGCCACTGGCACGGGGCTTCGGTCGTTCCCGGGTCGGGTCGGGCCGGGAGGGTGCCTGGGGCGGTCCGATCAGGGGGTCTCCCGAACCAGTGATCTCGCAGCTCAGCCACGGTGCGGCTAATGGATTTCGCGTCACGGCGCAGGTCATGTAATGTTGTTCTCGCAACGCCGACGGGGCAGAAAAAACCCCGGAAAGCACAAGCACTCGTAGCTTAACGGA harbors:
- a CDS encoding SSI family serine proteinase inhibitor; amino-acid sequence: MMRRLALTAVVSLAALSAAAPAATAVAGPLPLPLPLPVLQNDTAGTHLTVVVSGSGDPEADGTYELECDPAGGSHPVAQQACDRLAQLPGESADPFAPVSRNAMCTQQFGGGATARITGTWEGRSIDSAFERTNGCEIGRWNSLRPVLPNVR